AGGTATGTCTAGAAATAGCAATTTAGCtgagaaaattaaattaaatacatttCATTAAACAGTTTAATGTAGACACCTACTTACTAGAGTTTATAAACAGGAAGAAAACTAATAATGTAGGTTGATATAGCAAATCTATAAGGTTATACACATAGTTCTATCCTTTATTAAACAAGCCGTGAAAAATAGATGTAAACTAGCTGTGTAATGAGTAACatactttgttattgaattaaGGGTGACTAAAATTTTAATCACCAGTATCTTTGTCTTTAGCATGTTGAGTGTCATGAGCATCACTGGAGGGACCCGGTggtaatgtttttaataataattatattaattttaaaaattgaatgtTAACTTTATCACCTATgataatttaatattagtacctaaATATATTGACATTTAAATGTATCTTTAATAAAATCCAAAATCTGTTATCTCATACATCTACAAAGATACCACCTGTGTTGCTCACAATTTATATGACTATACTTTCATGATACGAGCACTGCCAACTGTATGGTGGCAGTGAAAAAATGACAATGCAGTATGGACTAGCACTCAATATGCTAATAATATGAttaaagttacaaaaaaaaattaattttagtacaacatagttttatattaaatatttgtacaGATTTTTCACAATCAAGATTGTTAAAGCATTGaactttagtttttattttacttctttTCTGATTTATGAAAATGCCATTATTTATACTGTGAATATACTTAGTTTGTGGATTTCTTAAGGtcttttattacacttatagtattttcaaaaaaggaCAACATCAATATTTCTGAATTTAGACTTCAGCTGTCTTTCATAAtctgtattaataatattaggacACTGATATAACGCGagaaatttaagatttttatagTGTTCAGATATAAGATCGACAATAGCTGGTGTGACATTTTCTATTCTAGATAAACTTAAACTTTCTAGAGTAAGTAGTGCTGAACTGGACAAAGTTTTCAAAAGAGCTAATTCAGAAAAATTGTTGTTGTTCCAGATCTGCAAATGCTCTATTCTTTTTAAAGATGTTAAGGAAAGTAAACCTCCATCTGATAAACTTTCACATCTTATAATAGCTAAGTCCATTAACTTTGGGCACTGAGATAGCAATTGCAAGATGCTGTCATCAACAGAATTTCCACCATATATATGCAATGTCTCCAGTATGCTCTGCCTTGACAAAATTAATATCTTTATAAAATCTATGTCCAAATCTCTAatcttttcaataaaaatatggcTTAAGCGACTACATTGCAATAAGGTATAACAATTGTTAGAGTTCAAACCGAAATCAGATAGGGCTATGTAATTTAACTCTTTAAACTTGTCAAATTGTATTAATAAATCTAGATTATTCAAAAGTAAAATAgagttttttaaacttatttttcttAGCTTTGGCCATATTAAAATATCATCTTCAAACTCTTTACCAACTCTGCACATGACTAATTCCAgactaattaaatttttacactGTTCTATCACAGATTTTATGACAGAATAGTTATAAACATACTGTATTTTTAAACAATAGATGCATTCAGAATGTGAAGTAATAATATCTAGATTTTTCTCACTTATTTCACTTTGCCCAGGTTTACCAGAATATATTAATACAATATGTTTCCATACTGTGGGATCTTGAGCTAGCTTATTCCAACGTTTACACACATTTTCACATGAAAGTAATGTTTCCAAAggtaaacatttaaaaatatacaacaataattcATCAGGTAAACCATTAATATGACACCATACTTCGTCATTGTCTGAAATAGTCATTTTATGGCACGAAACTTCCTGTAACAATATAAAGaatgaaacaaaataaagaccataatctatacctatatataaaaggaaaaggtgactgactgactgactgatctatcaacgcacagcttaaactactggacggatcgggctgaaatttggcatgcagatgttATGACgcaagcatccgctaagaaaggatttttgataattcaactcctaagggggtgaaatagggatttgaaattttgtagtccacgcggacgaagtcgcgagcataagctagtttatcataAGTTGTTAGTAACATCGATGGTTAGTACTAGTACAGTAATTCTTGTAAGTATGAAGCACATGAAGTAAGGTGGAAGTAAGTTACCttttctctaatttttttttaggacAGGTTCTTATCGCATATGCTGCATGCAGAGTATAGTTGTGGATATGGATTTTATAAGAAAGAAAACTAATTGCGTTGTTCTTGTTAAATTTAGGGAATATGCAATTCATCGATagaatagaaaatagaaatctatttttgttttttcatACATAAAACGTAGTGATGTGGTAGTGAttatcaccgaccagaaataaaagccaATAAAAGCACAATAAAAGGTGATTATGTGGTGATTATatactgtggccctaccgcggttgtttgacagctacaatgtcacgatcgcaatcatctctgattggttaatgctcgctcactattggccacaatgcattgttgctcattattagagtccgttttaggatcgataaaattcaattaaataaataatatactttgagaaaacatatttttattataggacatgttagagtgacatttcaaattttaaaaaaaaaaaattagaataaaatagacagccagtgtgacacataaattaatacaaaaccttCTTTAACATCCTCCCGTTTTGAGAAATTTATGTCACCAAGCCGATTAACTTACAAATAAACATAAGTCTAGGCTTATGGATAGGCTTAGTTAGAATATCTGCACATTGATATTCTGTGGGAACATATTTGACTTCAAGATCATTTTCTGAAACTAATTCTCTGACATAAAAATGTCTTAAAGCAATATGTTTCGTACGTCGATGAAGCtctggattttgagaaatttttatAGCTGCATCATTATCAATTTGCAGCTTGGGAATTTCTTTTAATTTGGTAACTTCATTAAACAGTCTCTTAAGCCATACAATTTCACGAGCTGCTTCACTAGCTGCTACGAGCTCCGCTTCAGTACTCGAAATTGCTACTGATGTTTGCTTCCGACTTGCCCAAGCAATTACTCCTCCAGCATACATACACAGAATTCCAGATGTAGAGCGTCCTGTATTTGGATCTCCACCGTGATCTGCGTCACTATAACATTCTAAGGTTCCAGACTTGTAATCTTTCTTATATACAATTCCAAAATCTATTGTTCCTTTGATGTAACGAAAAATGCGCTTGACCTTTTGTACATCT
The DNA window shown above is from Maniola hyperantus chromosome 10, iAphHyp1.2, whole genome shotgun sequence and carries:
- the LOC117986017 gene encoding F-box/LRR-repeat protein 7-like is translated as MTISDNDEVWCHINGLPDELLLYIFKCLPLETLLSCENVCKRWNKLAQDPTVWKHIVLIYSGKPGQSEISEKNLDIITSHSECIYCLKIQYVYNYSVIKSVIEQCKNLISLELVMCRVGKEFEDDILIWPKLRKISLKNSILLLNNLDLLIQFDKFKELNYIALSDFGLNSNNCYTLLQCSRLSHIFIEKIRDLDIDFIKILILSRQSILETLHIYGGNSVDDSILQLLSQCPKLMDLAIIRCESLSDGGLLSLTSLKRIEHLQIWNNNNFSELALLKTLSSSALLTLESLSLSRIENVTPAIVDLISEHYKNLKFLALYQCPNIINTDYERQLKSKFRNIDVVLF